The following are encoded in a window of Candidatus Binataceae bacterium genomic DNA:
- a CDS encoding universal stress protein codes for MATDETDRLGEKLGGVSRAAQNEWASKSDRALLARLKRAKQERLAKEKAERRTPRAFNRVLCAIDFGQSSLKALDLAGRIASENDAALYLLHVCPTVAVPLVGPITATPEVEANARKKLGEAAGRYLAKIPHELLVVTGDPARRIVEVQSALRADLVVMGTFARRGVPRFFLGSVADRVVRAATCPVLTVKGR; via the coding sequence GTGGCGACCGATGAAACAGACCGGCTTGGAGAAAAGCTCGGCGGCGTGAGCAGAGCGGCGCAGAACGAATGGGCTAGCAAAAGCGACAGAGCCTTGCTCGCCAGGCTGAAAAGGGCGAAGCAGGAAAGACTCGCAAAGGAAAAAGCCGAACGGCGCACGCCGCGAGCTTTCAATAGGGTTCTCTGTGCGATCGATTTCGGGCAGAGCTCGCTTAAGGCACTGGATCTGGCCGGCCGTATCGCGAGCGAAAATGATGCCGCACTCTATCTCCTGCATGTGTGCCCAACTGTCGCTGTTCCGCTGGTCGGTCCGATTACCGCGACGCCCGAGGTCGAAGCGAATGCGCGCAAGAAGCTTGGTGAAGCAGCCGGCAGGTATTTAGCCAAAATACCTCACGAACTATTGGTCGTGACCGGGGACCCCGCACGGCGAATCGTGGAGGTCCAGTCGGCCTTGCGCGCTGATCTTGTCGTGATGGGCACCTTCGCCCGTCGCGGAGTCCCGCGTTTCTTCCTGGGTAGCGTAGCCGATCGCGTGGTGCGCGCCGCCACCTGTCCGGTCCTCACCGTGAAAGGACGATAA